The sequence below is a genomic window from Ignavibacteriales bacterium.
TTTTTACATTCACTTTTTCATGTAAATGTAATGGTGAATGCTGCCACTACGGTGTTTATACTGATTTGGATGAATCCAAAATGATTCTAGGAATAAAAGATAAAATCATTCCATTGATGGATGAAACTCAGTCAAAAAATACCGCAGACTGGTTTGAAGTTCCGGAAGAGGATTCGGATTTTCCTTCAGGCATAGCTGTCGGCACCAATATTATTAATAAAAAGTGTTCTTTCCTGGATAAAGATGGTTTGTGTACACTTCAAAAACTTGCCGGACTTGAGGGCAATCACAAATGGGATTATAAGCCTCAGTACTGTATACTTTTCCCATTAACTATTTTTGAAAACTCGCTTACTATAGATGATGAACACATAGACCGTCTTCATACCTGCAATAAAAATCCAAATACAACACAATCAATTTTTGATGCATGTCGTGAAGAAATAAGACACTTTTTTGGTGAAGAAGGATTTGCTGAGATTGAAGAATACAGGAAAGAATTCCTATCAGAACATTTTGCGGGAGTAGAAAAAAATGATAAGTAATCAGGATAACTCACATAATAAAAGGGCAATTGTTACAGGCGGAACAAGAGGGATAGGCAGAGCTATTGTGAAAGAACTTGCCTCAAGAAGCTGCTGCGGCGTATTGTTTTCAGATGTCGCGTTTGTTTACAATAGCTGCGATGAATGCGCAGATGAGTTAATGGCTGAAGTTGATTATCCCGGAATAAAAATACACGCGTTCAAAGCGGACGCTTCATCACTTACGGATGCGCAGGCATCAGTCGATGCAGCCATTGAAAAACTTGGGGGTGTTGATATACTTGTTAATAATGCCGGAATAACACGTGACAATTTACTTCTTAGAATGAGTGAAAAAGATTTTGATGATGTTATTAATGCAAATCTTAAAAGTGTATTCAACTACACCAAAGCAGTATTAAAACCAATGATTGCTCAGAGATATGGAAGAATAGTAAATATAGCTTCTGTCGTTGCTCTTATAGGAAATCCCGGACAGGCAAATTATGTAGCATCAAAGGCAGGTGTAATAGGGTTTACTAAATCAATGGCACGTGAACTTGCATCAAGAGGAATAACCGTTAACGCAATCGCTCCCGGTTTTATTGAAACAGATATGACCGGCAAACTAACTGACGAACAAAAACAAAAGCTTGTTCAGAATGTGCCGATGGGAAGAATGGGTAAACCCGAAGATATAGCGAAAGTAGTCGCATTTCTGTGCAGCAAAGACGCCGACTATATAACGGGACAGGTAATAGCTGTCGATGGCGGCATGACGATGTAACCATTTATTTTATATGGTAGGATGTGAAATTTTCTTAAATTTAAAACAGTAAATAATAACTCAATAAATAATTAACTAAAGGATAGGAGAATAAAATGGACGTTGAAGCTAAAGTTAAAGAGATTATAATAGACAAGTTAGGTGTTGAAGAATCTCAGATTACACCCGAAGCTTCTTTTACGAATGATTTAGGTGCAGATTCGCTTGATATAGTAGAACTAGTTATGGGATTTGAAAGTGCTTTCCAGGTATCAATTCCTGATGAAGATGCAGAGAAAATTGGAACAGTTGGAGACGCTATAAAATATCTAAAAGAAAAATTAAGCTGATTTTTTAATGTGCGGGTTTTTCCCGCACAAACAGCTTAATACCAATTTATTTCACTGAAAATTTCTCAGGAGTTTTGAATGAAGAGGCGAAGGGTAGTTGTAACCGGGATGGGTGCAATTACTCCTATTGGAATCGGAGTAGATCAGTTCTGGGAAGCAATGATGCAGGGGAAAACAGGTGCTAATTTAATTACAAAGTTCGACGCATCAGGCTTTGATACAAAATTTGCTTGCGAAGTAAAAAACTTTGATCCCCTAAACTACATAGATAAAAAAACTATTCGGCGAATGGATTTATTTACGCAATACTCCATTGCATCCGCTGAAATGGCTATTTCCCAATCCGGAATTAATCTTGAAAAAATCGATAATGAAAGATTCGGAGTAATTTACGGCAGTGGTATTGGAGGAATGGACACGCTTCAAAATCAGCATTGGATATATTTTGAATCTAAAGACCCGGGTAAAATAAGTCCGTTCTTCGTTCCAATGATGATCTCAGATATAGCTGCGGGACAGATATCAATCAAGTACAAACTTAAAGGTCCCAATTATGCAACTACATCGGCTTGCGCCACATCTTCGCATGCGATTGCAGACGCGTACATATTAATAGAAAGAGGCAGTGCCGACCTGATGATATGCGGAGGTTCAGAAGCTGCGATCACTGAAATGTCCATTGGCGGTTTCAATGCGATGAAAGCGCTTTCAACATGGAATGACAGGTATGCGGAAGCTTCAAGACCATTTGATATTGACAGAAACGGTTTTGTTATGGGCGAAGGTTCTGGTACACTCATACTTGAAGAATATGAACATGCTGTAAACAGAGGTGCAACAATATTTGCTGAAATTTCAGGAATCGGGCTTACCGGTGATGCACACCATATAACAGCCCCGGCTCCCGGCGGCGAAGGTGCGGTAAGATCAATGAAAGAAGCTTTGAGAGATGCGGGTATCAGCATAACCGATGTTGATTATATAAACGCACACGGCACATCAACTCCGCACAACGATATTAACGAGACTATGGCAATCAAAACTTTGTTTGGTGATCATGCAAATAAGTTAGTTGTCAGTTCAACAAAATCAATGACAGGTCACCTGCTTGGTGCTGCCGGCGGTGTTGAAGCAATTGCAACTGTGCTTGCTATAAAAAATGATATTGTCCCGCCAACAATAAATCTTACAAAAAATGATCCCCAGTGTGATCTGTTTTATAGCCCCGTAAAACCGACCAGCCGAAAAATAAATTATGCTATAAGCAATACATTTGGTTTTGGCGGACACAACGCTTCACTTTTATTCAAAAAGTTTGAGGAATAGTTTTGGCTGGATTCTTCTCCTGGTTGTTAAAAATAATCAAGCAACGGGAAGAAACAATCCGTTCAAAAAATATTTCAAGATTTTTAACTTCTCAGAAATTTGATGACCTTGAAAAATCAGCAGGCATAATTGTAAAAGACAAATCCTTTTACATACAGGCACTAATGCACAGGTCGTATCTTGAACAGAGTTCAGAGTATCTTGTATCAAACGAAAGACTTGAATTTTTAGGTGACTCAGTATTAAATCTTGCAGTGGCAGAATATCTGTTCAAATCGTTCCCTGAACAGAACGAAGGATTTCTAACAAAAGTAAGAGCAAAATTAGTTAACAGGGTCGCGCTTGCAGATGCTGCCGATGGAATAAATCTTTCCAGGTTTCTGCTGATAAGTAAAAATCTTTCCACCACTTTTTCTAACGGATCAAAAACTATTCTTGCCGACGCTTTCGAAGCATTGATCGGCGCAATTTATCTTGATGGCGGTCTCGATGCTGCCAAAGAATTCGTAAACCGTACTCTTATTATTCCAAATTCAAAAGCCGGTGACCATTTGATTGATGAAAACTTCAAAAGTCAGCTGCTTGAATATGCCCAGGCAAACAGGCTGGATAATCCAACTTATATAGTTGTGAAGGAAGAAGGTCCGCAGCACGACAGAATATTTACAATCAAAGTAATAATTGGTGACACTGAATATGGTACAGGTCAGGGCAAGAATAAAAAAAGCGCCGAACAGAACGCAGCACAAAGAGCATTAAAGAAAATTAATCAGCAGTTATCCTGATATTTTTAAGGAACACCACTGTAATTACCCTTCAAATTTTAGACTTCTTTTATAAAATAATTAGTTAAATTTGGTAACGAAAAATAGTTCTGTTTAAAATTATAATTTTTGTAGAGAGAGAAGACATATGCGTATCCCTGAACATCCTGATAAGTTTGTTGACAGACACATTGGACCGAATGATGATGAAGCTTTGGAGATGATTAAAGCAATTGGATTAGATTCAGTTGAAAGATTAATAAGCGAGACTATCCCGCCGCAGATAAGACTTGAAAAAAAATTAACCCTTGATGAACCACTCACAGAGTCACAATTCCTGGAAAAACTAAAATCTGTAGCTTCAAAAAATAAAATTTTTAAATCGTATATAGGTATGGGATATCATCCAACAATACTTCCTCTGGTAATTCAACGCAACCTGCTGGAAAACCCGGGATGGTATACTCAGTATACACCTTACCAGGCTGAAATTGCCCAGGGAAGACTTGAAGCATTGATTAATTTTCAAACTATGGTTATTGATCTTA
It includes:
- a CDS encoding DUF3109 family protein; the protein is MNSNGKAKYVNGLKIDPTIFTFTFSCKCNGECCHYGVYTDLDESKMILGIKDKIIPLMDETQSKNTADWFEVPEEDSDFPSGIAVGTNIINKKCSFLDKDGLCTLQKLAGLEGNHKWDYKPQYCILFPLTIFENSLTIDDEHIDRLHTCNKNPNTTQSIFDACREEIRHFFGEEGFAEIEEYRKEFLSEHFAGVEKNDK
- the fabG gene encoding 3-oxoacyl-[acyl-carrier-protein] reductase; translated protein: MISNQDNSHNKRAIVTGGTRGIGRAIVKELASRSCCGVLFSDVAFVYNSCDECADELMAEVDYPGIKIHAFKADASSLTDAQASVDAAIEKLGGVDILVNNAGITRDNLLLRMSEKDFDDVINANLKSVFNYTKAVLKPMIAQRYGRIVNIASVVALIGNPGQANYVASKAGVIGFTKSMARELASRGITVNAIAPGFIETDMTGKLTDEQKQKLVQNVPMGRMGKPEDIAKVVAFLCSKDADYITGQVIAVDGGMTM
- a CDS encoding acyl carrier protein, whose product is MDVEAKVKEIIIDKLGVEESQITPEASFTNDLGADSLDIVELVMGFESAFQVSIPDEDAEKIGTVGDAIKYLKEKLS
- the fabF gene encoding beta-ketoacyl-ACP synthase II, with the protein product MKRRRVVVTGMGAITPIGIGVDQFWEAMMQGKTGANLITKFDASGFDTKFACEVKNFDPLNYIDKKTIRRMDLFTQYSIASAEMAISQSGINLEKIDNERFGVIYGSGIGGMDTLQNQHWIYFESKDPGKISPFFVPMMISDIAAGQISIKYKLKGPNYATTSACATSSHAIADAYILIERGSADLMICGGSEAAITEMSIGGFNAMKALSTWNDRYAEASRPFDIDRNGFVMGEGSGTLILEEYEHAVNRGATIFAEISGIGLTGDAHHITAPAPGGEGAVRSMKEALRDAGISITDVDYINAHGTSTPHNDINETMAIKTLFGDHANKLVVSSTKSMTGHLLGAAGGVEAIATVLAIKNDIVPPTINLTKNDPQCDLFYSPVKPTSRKINYAISNTFGFGGHNASLLFKKFEE
- the rnc gene encoding ribonuclease III; the encoded protein is MAGFFSWLLKIIKQREETIRSKNISRFLTSQKFDDLEKSAGIIVKDKSFYIQALMHRSYLEQSSEYLVSNERLEFLGDSVLNLAVAEYLFKSFPEQNEGFLTKVRAKLVNRVALADAADGINLSRFLLISKNLSTTFSNGSKTILADAFEALIGAIYLDGGLDAAKEFVNRTLIIPNSKAGDHLIDENFKSQLLEYAQANRLDNPTYIVVKEEGPQHDRIFTIKVIIGDTEYGTGQGKNKKSAEQNAAQRALKKINQQLS